The proteins below come from a single Juglans regia cultivar Chandler chromosome 12, Walnut 2.0, whole genome shotgun sequence genomic window:
- the LOC108981580 gene encoding receptor-like cytoplasmic kinase 176 isoform X2 codes for MGSCCSVRIKAESPLHNGVNSTCGNKDGNDLSSSSRKLPSVSVPQTPRTEGEIIQSSNLKSFSFNELKTATRNFRPDSVLGEGGFGCVFKGWIDEDSFAAAKPGTGMIIAVKRLNQEGIQGHKEWLAEINYLGQLHHPNLVKLIGYCLEDDHRLLVYEFMARGSLENHLFRRASYVQPLSWNHRMKIALGAAKGIAFLHSDSVKVIYRDVKTSNILLDSNYDVKLSDFGLAKDGPENDRSHVSTRVMGTYGYAAPEYMITGHLTAKSDVYSYGVVLLEMLSGKRAIDKNRPNREHNLVNWAKPYLSSKRKVIEVLDARIEGQYPLAAALKAANLANQCLSLDPKFRPSMNAVVRILEQLQDSEDIGRSQNEHLQISTRNSASNGPKPSGISANGSLH; via the exons ATGGGTTCGTGCTGTAGTGTTAGAATCAAAGCTGAGAGCCCTCTTCACAACG GTGTAAACTCAACTTGTGGTAATAAAGATGGGAATGATTTGAGCAGTTCAAGCAGGAAG CTCCCATCTGTCTCGGTGCCTCAAACTCCTCGGACAGAGGGTGAGATCATACAGTCCTCCAATTTGAAAAGCTTCTCCTTTAATGAACTCAAAACAGCCACCAGGAATTTCCGTCCTGATAGTGTGCTGGGTGAAGGTGGTTTCGGTTGTGTCTTTaaaggatggatcgatgaggaTTCATTTGCAGCTGCGAAGCCTGGGACTGGCATGATTATTGCCGTAAAGAGGCTTAACCAAGAAGGAATTCAGGGCCACAAGGAATGGCTG GCAGAAATCAACTACCTGGGGCAGCTGCATCATCCAAATCTGGTGAAATTGATAGGTTACTGCTTAGAAGATGACCATCGGCTTCTAGTGTATGAATTTATGGCCCGGGGCAGCTTGGAGAATCATCTATTTAGGA GGGCTTCTTATGTTCAACCTCTTTCTTGGAACCACCGTATGAAGATTGCACTTGGTGCTGCTAAGGGTATAGCATTTCTTCACAGTGACAGCGTAAAAGTGATATATCGAGATGTTAAAACTTCTAACATCCTGCTAGATAGT AACTATGATGTCAAACTATCAGATTTTGGGTTGGCCAAGGATGGGCCTGAAAATGACAGAAGCCATGTCTCTACTAGGGTCATGGGGACCTATGGGTATGCAGCACCCGAGTATATGATCACAG GTCATTTAACCGCCAAAAGTGACGTATACAGTTATGGGGTTGTTCTCCTAGAAATGTTATCCGGCAAACGAGCAATTGACAAGAACAGGCCAAATCGAGAACACAATTTAGTGAATTGGGCCAAGCCTTACCTTTCCAGCAAACGAAAAGTTATTGAAGTTCTGGATGCTCGTATTGAAGGCCAGTATCCATTGGCTGCAGCACTGAAAGCAGCCAACCTTGCAAATCAATGCTTATCGTTAGATCCCAAGTTCAGGCCAAGCATGAATGCGGTGGTAAGAATATTAGAGCAACTTCAGGACTCTGAGGACATTGGGCGCTCACAAAATGAACACCTCCAGATTTCTACTCGAAATTCAGCAAGCAACGGTCCCAAACCTAGCGGGATAAGTGCCAATGGGAGCTTGCATTAA
- the LOC108981580 gene encoding receptor-like cytoplasmic kinase 176 isoform X3 translates to MGSCCSVRIKAESPLHNGVNSTCGNKDGNDLSSSSRKVPSVSVPQTPWTDLLAKLYICLDSGVNSTCGNKDGNDLSSSSRKLPSVSVPQTPRTEGEIIQSSNLKSFSFNELKTATRNFRPDSVLGEGGFGCVFKGWIDEDSFAAAKPGTGMIIAVKRLNQEGIQGHKEWLAEINYLGQLHHPNLVKLIGYCLEDDHRLLVYEFMARGSLENHLFRRASYVQPLSWNHRMKIALGAAKGIAFLHSDSVKVIYRDVKTSNILLDSNYDVKLSDFGLAKDGPENDRSHVSTRVMGTYGYAAPEYMITGN, encoded by the exons ATGGGTTCGTGCTGTAGTGTTAGAATCAAAGCTGAGAGCCCTCTTCACAACG GTGTAAACTCAACTTGTGGTAATAAAGATGGGAATGATTTGAGCAGTTCAAGCAGGAAGGTCCCATCTGTCTCGGTGCCTCAAACTCCTTGGACGGACTTGCTGGCCAAACTGTATATTTGTCTTGATTCAG GTGTAAACTCAACTTGTGGTAATAAAGATGGGAATGATTTGAGCAGTTCAAGCAGGAAGCTCCCATCTGTCTCGGTGCCTCAAACTCCTCGGACAGAGGGTGAGATCATACAGTCCTCCAATTTGAAAAGCTTCTCCTTTAATGAACTCAAAACAGCCACCAGGAATTTCCGTCCTGATAGTGTGCTGGGTGAAGGTGGTTTCGGTTGTGTCTTTaaaggatggatcgatgaggaTTCATTTGCAGCTGCGAAGCCTGGGACTGGCATGATTATTGCCGTAAAGAGGCTTAACCAAGAAGGAATTCAGGGCCACAAGGAATGGCTG GCAGAAATCAACTACCTGGGGCAGCTGCATCATCCAAATCTGGTGAAATTGATAGGTTACTGCTTAGAAGATGACCATCGGCTTCTAGTGTATGAATTTATGGCCCGGGGCAGCTTGGAGAATCATCTATTTAGGA GGGCTTCTTATGTTCAACCTCTTTCTTGGAACCACCGTATGAAGATTGCACTTGGTGCTGCTAAGGGTATAGCATTTCTTCACAGTGACAGCGTAAAAGTGATATATCGAGATGTTAAAACTTCTAACATCCTGCTAGATAGT AACTATGATGTCAAACTATCAGATTTTGGGTTGGCCAAGGATGGGCCTGAAAATGACAGAAGCCATGTCTCTACTAGGGTCATGGGGACCTATGGGTATGCAGCACCCGAGTATATGATCACAG GCAATTAA
- the LOC108981580 gene encoding receptor-like cytoplasmic kinase 176 isoform X4, with the protein MIIAVKRLNQEGIQGHKEWLAEINYLGQLHHPNLVKLIGYCLEDDHRLLVYEFMARGSLENHLFRRASYVQPLSWNHRMKIALGAAKGIAFLHSDSVKVIYRDVKTSNILLDSNYDVKLSDFGLAKDGPENDRSHVSTRVMGTYGYAAPEYMITGHLTAKSDVYSYGVVLLEMLSGKRAIDKNRPNREHNLVNWAKPYLSSKRKVIEVLDARIEGQYPLAAALKAANLANQCLSLDPKFRPSMNAVVRILEQLQDSEDIGRSQNEHLQISTRNSASNGPKPSGISANGSLH; encoded by the exons ATGATTATTGCCGTAAAGAGGCTTAACCAAGAAGGAATTCAGGGCCACAAGGAATGGCTG GCAGAAATCAACTACCTGGGGCAGCTGCATCATCCAAATCTGGTGAAATTGATAGGTTACTGCTTAGAAGATGACCATCGGCTTCTAGTGTATGAATTTATGGCCCGGGGCAGCTTGGAGAATCATCTATTTAGGA GGGCTTCTTATGTTCAACCTCTTTCTTGGAACCACCGTATGAAGATTGCACTTGGTGCTGCTAAGGGTATAGCATTTCTTCACAGTGACAGCGTAAAAGTGATATATCGAGATGTTAAAACTTCTAACATCCTGCTAGATAGT AACTATGATGTCAAACTATCAGATTTTGGGTTGGCCAAGGATGGGCCTGAAAATGACAGAAGCCATGTCTCTACTAGGGTCATGGGGACCTATGGGTATGCAGCACCCGAGTATATGATCACAG GTCATTTAACCGCCAAAAGTGACGTATACAGTTATGGGGTTGTTCTCCTAGAAATGTTATCCGGCAAACGAGCAATTGACAAGAACAGGCCAAATCGAGAACACAATTTAGTGAATTGGGCCAAGCCTTACCTTTCCAGCAAACGAAAAGTTATTGAAGTTCTGGATGCTCGTATTGAAGGCCAGTATCCATTGGCTGCAGCACTGAAAGCAGCCAACCTTGCAAATCAATGCTTATCGTTAGATCCCAAGTTCAGGCCAAGCATGAATGCGGTGGTAAGAATATTAGAGCAACTTCAGGACTCTGAGGACATTGGGCGCTCACAAAATGAACACCTCCAGATTTCTACTCGAAATTCAGCAAGCAACGGTCCCAAACCTAGCGGGATAAGTGCCAATGGGAGCTTGCATTAA
- the LOC108981575 gene encoding transcription initiation factor TFIID subunit 11-like, translating to MDPFEVAFEDVEDFLPDSPTTGPGHIDNENQFLTPSNPLTSPAPTISIGTNASTGYNEDEDEEEEEDNVDLNIRNIALRDDPDKTAKTRAILSQFTGEQMERFEFYRRSRFKKSEMRKMLLTITGMRTVSEPMVVAVSATAKMFVGDIVETARTVMTERKESGPIRPCHIREAYRRLKLEGKVPRRSVPRLF from the exons ATGGACCCGTTTGAAGTGGCATTTGAGGACGTAGAAGATTTTCTGCCTGATTCCCCCACTACTGGCCCTGGTCATATTGACAACGAGAACCAATTTCTCACTCCTAGTAACCCATTAACATCCCCAGCCCCGACAATTTCAATTGGGACTAATGCATCCACAGGCTACAATGAagatgaggatgaggaggaagaggaggataATGTGGACCTTAACATTAGAAACATTGCACTTCGAGATGACCCTGATAAAACAGCCAAGACACG GGCTATCCTGTCACAGTTCACAGGGGAACAGATGGAAAGATTCGAGTTCTATAGGAGATCTCgttttaaaaaatctgaaatgagAAAG ATGTTACTGACCATCACTGGAATGCGGACAGTTTCTGAGCCAATGGTAGTTGCAGTTTCAGCCACTGCAAAAATGTTTGTTGGTGACATTGTTGAGACTG CTAGAACTGTTATGACCGAGAGGAAGGAATCCGGTCCTATTCGGCCTTGCCACATCAGAGAAGCATATAGAAGACTGAAGCTTGAAGGCAAAGTACCAAGGAGATCGGTGCCGAGGCTCTTCTAG
- the LOC108981580 gene encoding receptor-like cytoplasmic kinase 176 isoform X1, protein MGSCCSVRIKAESPLHNGVNSTCGNKDGNDLSSSSRKVPSVSVPQTPWTDLLAKLYICLDSGVNSTCGNKDGNDLSSSSRKLPSVSVPQTPRTEGEIIQSSNLKSFSFNELKTATRNFRPDSVLGEGGFGCVFKGWIDEDSFAAAKPGTGMIIAVKRLNQEGIQGHKEWLAEINYLGQLHHPNLVKLIGYCLEDDHRLLVYEFMARGSLENHLFRRASYVQPLSWNHRMKIALGAAKGIAFLHSDSVKVIYRDVKTSNILLDSNYDVKLSDFGLAKDGPENDRSHVSTRVMGTYGYAAPEYMITGHLTAKSDVYSYGVVLLEMLSGKRAIDKNRPNREHNLVNWAKPYLSSKRKVIEVLDARIEGQYPLAAALKAANLANQCLSLDPKFRPSMNAVVRILEQLQDSEDIGRSQNEHLQISTRNSASNGPKPSGISANGSLH, encoded by the exons ATGGGTTCGTGCTGTAGTGTTAGAATCAAAGCTGAGAGCCCTCTTCACAACG GTGTAAACTCAACTTGTGGTAATAAAGATGGGAATGATTTGAGCAGTTCAAGCAGGAAGGTCCCATCTGTCTCGGTGCCTCAAACTCCTTGGACGGACTTGCTGGCCAAACTGTATATTTGTCTTGATTCAG GTGTAAACTCAACTTGTGGTAATAAAGATGGGAATGATTTGAGCAGTTCAAGCAGGAAGCTCCCATCTGTCTCGGTGCCTCAAACTCCTCGGACAGAGGGTGAGATCATACAGTCCTCCAATTTGAAAAGCTTCTCCTTTAATGAACTCAAAACAGCCACCAGGAATTTCCGTCCTGATAGTGTGCTGGGTGAAGGTGGTTTCGGTTGTGTCTTTaaaggatggatcgatgaggaTTCATTTGCAGCTGCGAAGCCTGGGACTGGCATGATTATTGCCGTAAAGAGGCTTAACCAAGAAGGAATTCAGGGCCACAAGGAATGGCTG GCAGAAATCAACTACCTGGGGCAGCTGCATCATCCAAATCTGGTGAAATTGATAGGTTACTGCTTAGAAGATGACCATCGGCTTCTAGTGTATGAATTTATGGCCCGGGGCAGCTTGGAGAATCATCTATTTAGGA GGGCTTCTTATGTTCAACCTCTTTCTTGGAACCACCGTATGAAGATTGCACTTGGTGCTGCTAAGGGTATAGCATTTCTTCACAGTGACAGCGTAAAAGTGATATATCGAGATGTTAAAACTTCTAACATCCTGCTAGATAGT AACTATGATGTCAAACTATCAGATTTTGGGTTGGCCAAGGATGGGCCTGAAAATGACAGAAGCCATGTCTCTACTAGGGTCATGGGGACCTATGGGTATGCAGCACCCGAGTATATGATCACAG GTCATTTAACCGCCAAAAGTGACGTATACAGTTATGGGGTTGTTCTCCTAGAAATGTTATCCGGCAAACGAGCAATTGACAAGAACAGGCCAAATCGAGAACACAATTTAGTGAATTGGGCCAAGCCTTACCTTTCCAGCAAACGAAAAGTTATTGAAGTTCTGGATGCTCGTATTGAAGGCCAGTATCCATTGGCTGCAGCACTGAAAGCAGCCAACCTTGCAAATCAATGCTTATCGTTAGATCCCAAGTTCAGGCCAAGCATGAATGCGGTGGTAAGAATATTAGAGCAACTTCAGGACTCTGAGGACATTGGGCGCTCACAAAATGAACACCTCCAGATTTCTACTCGAAATTCAGCAAGCAACGGTCCCAAACCTAGCGGGATAAGTGCCAATGGGAGCTTGCATTAA